A region of the Nocardia nova SH22a genome:
CCGGCGTGGTGGATCTCGTCCAGGATCACGAGGGTGCGGCGGTTCTCGGTCCGCACCCGGTGCTTGAACGGATGCGAGGCCACCTGCGCGTAGGTGACCACGACACCGTGATAGTCACCCGACGTGCCGCCGGTGCTGTTGGAGAAGTTCGAATCCAGAGCGATCCCGAGGCGCGCGGCCGCGGACGACCACTGATGCTTGAGATGCTCGGTCGGCGCTACGACCGTGATCTGATCGACGGTGCGGTCGGTGAGCAGTTCGGTCGCCAACCGCAGCGCGAAGGTCGTCTTACCCGCGCCCGGAGTCGCCACGGCCAGGAAGTCGCGTGGCTTGTTCGTCAGATATCTGGTGAGTGCCCTGCGCTGCCATGCTCGTAACGAACCGCCACCACCCGAAGTCACTCCAGAGAGATTAGCGACCGTCACCGACACCTAGCCAATTCGACACCACCGGATCCGCCGCGCGCCGGACCGGACCGGTGCTCACCTCGCAGATCCGCGCGAACATGTGCGATAGAACACGATCCACGACCGGGCGACACGATCGGCACCTGCTGCTGCCACGGCGGCCGAAGTGGGCAATGCTGTACTCAGTATGTCCACCCGTCGGCCGAACCCGCTTCCCGGCACAGCCCGCATGCTGCGGCTGCTGTGTGGCCGGATCGCGGCCGTACTCCGGCGGATCCTGCAGGTGATCACCCGGGTGGCCGTCAAGGCGTGGGGCGATTCGATCTTCGCGAAATCGGCGGCCGCGGCCTTCTGGCAGACGCTGTCCCTGGCTCCGCTGCTGCTGGGACTGCTCGGCAGTATCGGTTATGTCGGCGGCCTGTTCGGCCCCGACACCGTGCACATCGTCGAGGGCAAGATCATCACCGCCAGCGGGCATCTGTTCAGCGCCAACGTCGTCGACGAGATGATCGCGCCGACCGTGCGCGACGTCCTGCAGCGCGGTCGCGGTGCGGTGGTGTCGGTGGGTTTCGTCCTGTCGCTGTGGGCGGGATCCTCGGCGATGGCGACCTTCGTCGACTCCATCGTCGCCGCGCACGGCCAGTCGGATGCCCGTCATCCCGTCTGGCAGCGCATCTTCGCCCTGGGGCTGTATCTGCTGTTCCTGGTGGCGGCTGTTTTCGTGCTTCCGGTGGTGGCGCTGGGACCGGCGCTGATCGGCCGGGCGCTGCCGGAGGGATGGCGCGAACCGGGTCTGCGCCTGATCGACAACTTCTACTATCCGGCCGCCGGACTCCTGCTCGTCATCGGGCTGACCACGCTCTACAAGCTCGCCCTGCACCGATCCCTGCCGTGGCACCGCCTCTTCGGCGGCGCGTTGATCGCGATGATCTTCTTCATGACCGCCAGCGATATCCTGCGCAGATACCTCACCTGGGCGGCACGGGCCGGTGTCAGCTACGGCGCGCTGGCGACGCCGATCGCGTTCCTGCTGTTCACATTCTTCCTGGCCTTCGCGGTGATCCTGGGCGCGGAGTTCAACGCGACCGTGCAGGAGTTCTGGCCTGCCCGCGCGACCCGGTTCGAACAGTTCAAACAGTGGTGGGCACGACGTCACGGCGCGGGGAACTCCGGGGACGGATCGGCCGACGAGCCCGATTCCGGCGCGGTGGCACCGGAACCGAGTGCGGATGCCGATCGGCCCGGCACGCCGCCCGACCGTCGCGATCAGGCGCCGGACTCCGGCGGGTCCGCAGCCGGCGGCTCACCGACCGCATTCGACTCGGCCGCGGTGCGCACGAGCGGGGACCGCAGCCGCAGGTGGATCCGCCCGACCGGATAGTCGTGCAACCACTGCGTGACGGCGGCCACGGCCGCGATCACCGACAGACCGCACGCCACCATCCCCGACGGAGCCAGCCCGCCGCTCGAGTAGGTGGACTGCCGCACTCCCGGTATCGCCAGCGTTCCGTTGCCGAAGGCCCACGCCATCAGCGAACCGATCTGGCCGCCCATATCGTATTTTCGTGCCGTCATGGCCTTGAGATCGGGCGTTTTCGTACTGACGTAGACGAGCGTGATCAACACCAGCACCGCGACGACCACCGCGCTGATCGCGGTACACCGCGCCGCCAACTCGGTACGCCTGCCGACGGTCACCAGCGCCAGCACCACCATGACGACGATGGCCGCCGCGGCCAGCAGGGCCCAGCCGCCACTGATCCGGGCGATCCCGCTGTGCTGCCGCGACCACGCGCTCAGATAGGTGGTGCTCGCCTGCACCCGGCCGAAGGCGTCCGTTCGCACCCGTCCGTCGGGGCCGCTGGCCGTCGCCCACGGCCGGAACAGCAGCACGAGCGTCACGACTCCGGCGAGGATCGCACAGCAGGCGGCCCAGGACTGCCGTAATGTCTCCGGCCGCACGCGAAGCAGGAACCGGCCGGACGTCGACGGCGCGGTCTTCGGCAGCGCGGTTCGCGGCGACGCTGTCTCCGCGGTCCCCGATGGATCGGGGCCGCCGGTCGAGGCGTCGCTCGACCCCCATGGGGTGGGCTGAGCCATTGTCCGAGCGTAAGCATCGACCGGGCAGAACGACCGATTCGCTGTAACCAGTGCTGGGAACGATCGTCCTCAGCCCGGCAGCGACAGTCCCACGATGAGGGTCGCGGCGACGGAACCGTCCGCCCCTTCGCCGCCGTAGACCATGACCATAGATCCGGGCGCGATGTCCGCCGCCCGCACCCCGGGAAAGACATGTGTCGAAGTCCGGGCGCCGATATGGACCGCCGTCGTCCCGCCGGCCAGCCCGCGCACCCGGAGGGTGTGGCCGTCGTTGTCGACGACCGCGCCGACGGCGATCCCGCGCACGGCCCGCGCGACCGGATCCGCGGCATTCGCCCGCTGATCCCCCGAACCGCTCGCGGGCGAGCCGAACCACGAGACATGTTGCAGTGCAACGACCAGCAGAACGCCGATGACACCGACGACGATCCAGACCACCGCGTGCGCGACGGACCCGGCCGCTTCCCGCGGCGGCTCGTTCTCCACTGCCGGTTCGGGCGGCGTGACCGCCTGTGACACAGTCGCTTTCGACCACGGAGTCGCCGAGGCAGCCATACTCAGAGAATAGAACCGAACCCCCACAGGGTATCTCCAGCAGCGGGAGGTCCGGGGCGCGCCCGGACGTCGAATCGCGATGTCGCCGTGGCGGATCGGCCCGATCAGTAGCCCGCCAGCCCCATGCCCCGGGCCAGCAACGGCCACGAATCGTGCAGGGCGGCTTCCCAGTACGGCCAGTAGTGGGTGCCCTCCGGGGTGAAGTTGTAGGTGGCCGGAATGTTCAGCGCGTCCAGCCGGGTCCGGAGGTCGTGGGTGCAGGTGTTGGCCACGGCCTCGATCATCATGCCGAGCGCCAGGTTCACTCCGCCCATCGGTCCCGGTGAGGCCGTGGTGTAGTTGCGCACATCCTGCATCTCCGGAATGCCGCTGCCGCTGGAGAGATAGAGCAGGGTGCCGCGCAGCTTGTCGGCGTTGATCACCGGATCGTTGGCGGCCCACGCCGGATCGCCGGGCGGGCCGTACATGTTCACGGTGTTACCGCCCGACCACAGCTCGACCGACGCCTTGACCGCCGACTGCCCCACCGGATCGGCGATCTGCGCGCATCCGCTGTAGGCGGCGACCGACTTCCACAGCCCGGGCGCGGCCTCGGCCAGCTGAAGCACCGAGGTTCCCGACATCGACAGCCCGGTCAGCGCGTTCAGCCCGGTGGAATGCAGGGTGGCGTCCAGGAGCGGCGGCAGTTCCTCGGTGAAGAAGGTCTTCCATTTGTTCACGCCCAGCTTGGGATCCGGGCGCAACCAGTCGGTGTAGTAGCTGCCGCGGCCGCCGATCGGTTGGATCACGTTGACCGGCTGACCGGCCAGCCAGTCCAGCGCGTGGGTCTGCTGCTGCCAGTTCATCTTTCCCAGACCGGCGTCCAGGCCGTTGAGCATGTACAGATTCGGCGCCGGGCGCGATTCGTCGGCCGGACGCAGCACATCGACCGCGATCTCGGTGTCCATCGCCGCCGAGTACACCTTCAGGTGCCAGGTACGCCCGTCCTTCTCGATCGAGGCCACCGCCGGTCGGCCGGGCGGGGCCGCGGTGACGGCGCCACCGCACAGGACCGTGCCGGACAGCACGGTCAGCGCTGCGGCGAGGAGCCGCAGAACGAGGGAGTGAATTGATGCAGCAGGCTTCATCGAATGGTGCTTCCGGTCCACGGCCGCGATCGGCGACCGAGTCGAATTCTCTTGCCGTCGGTTTCGGCGTTCCGGCCGGAACGCCGAAACCGAGTGGCCCGGAGGCGAGTCCGGGCCACTCGGGCCGGTCGTGAGGTCGTGCGGGTCCTCACGACCGGTGCTCCGCTCCGACGGACGACCGTGGCATCGCGCGCACGGTACGAGCGGAGTCGTCCGGCGATCAGTGATCCCAGATGTGCGGCTTACCCTGTTTGTAGAGACCCGCGTCCTGTTTGCGAATGCCGTCGAACTCCTTGATCGTCGTCCGCTTCCAGAGCTTGGCCTTGTCCGAGGTCGATCCGGAGGCGTCGAGAATGGCGTTGGCCGCCATCCGGCCGCCCTCGTTCGCGCCCTCCATGGTGGCGAGGTCGATCTCGGTCTTGTTGTAGTCGCCCGCCAGGAACATGTTCGGAATCTTGGTCGGCGACTCCGGCCGGATATCCCACGAACCGGCCGTATTGATCAGCAGAGGGTCGTCGTTGGTGTAACCCGAGCCGTTCCAGACCAATCCGGGATCCAGGAACCAGCCCACCAGGTTGTTGGCGTGGATCTTGTCGGTGGTCTTGGTGATCTGGTACCAGGCCTCCTTGGCGACGTCCTCCGGGCTCAGCTGATCGGCCGCCTTCTTGTTCTGGACGCCCGGGGTATGCCAGTCGGAGATGTCGACCGACAGGATTCCCTTGACGCTGCCGTCGCCGTATTCCTTGGCGATGTCCGGGTGCAGCTTCTTCCAGTGCGCGGTCTGGTGGATACCGGACATGCGCCACGGCGATTCGAGCCAGCCGATATGTCCGGGCGACTCGACGACATCGGTGTTGAGGTAGAACTGGATGCCGGTCATCCAGTCGCAGAACAGCTCCTTGATCCGGCCCAGCGAGGGGTCGAGCTTCAGGATGTCCTGGTTGAACAGCGCGCTGACCTTGTCGGGCGGCAGAGCGACCACGAACCAGTCCGCCTCCACCTCCTTGGTTCCGGACGCGTCCTTGATGGTCGCCGAGGCGATCTTGCCGTCCTTGACGGTGAGTGCCTGGACCGACGACCCCAGCTGCATGTCGACATTGAGCTTTTTGAGCTGAGCGGCCCACGGATCGATCCACGTCTCGGTGGTCGGCCCGCCCAGCGCGTTGTCGCTGTGCATGCCGTTGTTGTTGCGGCCCAGGAAGTTCAGCAGGAAGTTCTCGGCCTGGTTGCACATCGTCTTGGTGCTCGCGATGTCCTCCTTCGCCGCGACGAAGGTGCGGGCCAGGGTCGAGACGAGCACGCGCATGGTCTCGTTGGAGCCCTCGCCCAGATGCGCGAAGTCCTTGAACGACGTCTTCTCCCACTGCCCGACCCGGCGCTCGTCGGAGCTGGCGAAGTACACCAGCAGACGTCGTACGAAGGTGACCAGATCACCGTAGGGCAGTTTGGGAAGCCAGTACATGCCGCCCAGCAGGGTGTCGATGAGCCAGTTCGCGTCCAGCGCGGTGCCGATGTCACCGGTCCAGAATCCGAACGGGATGGTGATGTTGCCGCCGCGCTGCTCACCCGCGGCAGTGGGGACGGCGACCAGATTGTCCTTGACGCCGTTCTTGTTGCTGCCGAACGGGATCCGCTCCATGGTGTCGAAGACGACGCGGTAGTAACCGGGGAAGAAGCGGAAGCCGTGCTCACCCGGCAGGGGCTTGCGGCCGTTGGTCACCGGCAGCGGAGTGTCCATACTCCGTGCCTTGCCGCCCCAGGCCCGCGGCTCGAAGATGGATACCTGGAATCCGCGCTCCGCGAGTTCGTGGGCGGCGGTCATACCGGCCACGCCGCCGCCCAGGACGGCCACCCGCTTGGCGCCGGGGGCGGTCGCGGTGGTGTTCATGGCGGCCGACGGCGCGGAGGTCGTGGGCTTCGCCGGTGTCGTGGTCGCGGGCTTCGCCGAGGTGGTGCCCGACGGAGTTGTGGTTTCCGTGGGCGGCGTCGTCGTGCCCGACGGGGGCGTCGTGGTCGTGGGCTGCGCTTGCGCAACTCCCGCCGCCGCGGCAGCGGCCACGGCCAGCGAGCCCGCAGCTGCGCCCTTCAATACCTTGCGGCGGTTTACTTCGGAGTCGGCCATTGAATCCGTCCTCATCGACAGCAGGCCAGCGGTCGAGTCCCGATTACTTTATGCATGGGCAATCCATAAGGTCAACAATGTGTCTCGATTTGGTGCATTGTTACAACACACTCCGGTCGCGCTCAAAGATGTTCCGTCACAGCCTGTTCGACAGACAGAGACGCAGATCGAATCCAGTGGGGGAAGAAAGTATCGCCTTCATCCGGAAACACGACGTGGTGCCCACCCTCACCGATGAGCAAGGATGGGCACCACGATCGTGCGATTATCGGGGTTCCGGTCGAACCCGCGGCATCATTCGATTATCCCGGCACGCAGAGCGGAACGCTGGAAGCTGTGGTCGCGCCACACAATCCGAGATTCGCGCTGAAACTCGCCAGGGCCGGAAGAGAACCGACGGAACCGGCACTCGACCCCACATCCGGAATTCCGGAACTCAGGAATCCGGGCACTCCGGCCGAGGAACCGGCCAGACTGTCGTCCACGAAGGACAGCCCCGAGGGCGCCGGCGCCACAGCGGCGCCCGCGGCGCCGGCACCGAGCGAGACACCGCCGACGACGACGGCTGCTACACAAAGCTTTTCGAAGACACGCATACTGAACTACAACCTTCTTGCGCGGCTGAATTCATGAGGGCGAGCGCCCGGGCACTCGAGGCGATCCGGGCGCTCGCATCGGTACGGCTAGCTGCAGCCGGGCAGGTCCGGAACCGAGGAGCCGATCACCGACGCACCCGAACCGGTGATACCGGTGATGAAGGCGCAGCCGAACTCACTCACGCCGTCGAGAATGCCCGAACCGGTGCTCGGCAGGGACGAACCGGTGTCGCCGGAGCCGCTGTCGGCCACCGCGGGTCCGGCGGCCAGCACCAAGCCTCCGGCGATCGCGATACCCGCACATGTTTTCTTGAATGCACTCATAACCTGACAACTCTCTCTTGCGCGGCGACTTATGTGGTCGGAGAAAAGACTATCCGAGTTCCACTGTGCCGCAATATCACTCGTGACGATGCACAAAAGGGACGGCCGGTCGAGATATGCACGACGACAGCCACGCAAAGAAAAAGCCGGGCCCCGTCAGGGGCCCGGCCGAGGCGTCAGCCGCATTCTTCGGACGAACGCCGTGATCAGATTTCCACTGTCTGCCTGCCGTTCCGGGACGCCACCGGAGCAGAAGTATCCGGTGGCGAGGCGGGCAGTTCCTTCGTGGTCACGGCCCCTTCCTCGGCCGCCTGCTGTTCTTCTTTGGCCGCCTGCATTTCCTGCACTTCGCTCTTGAAGATACGCAGTGACCGCCCCATACTGCGGGCCGCGTCGGGGAGCCTTTTCGCCCCGAACAACACGATGAACAATCCCGCTATGACCAGCCAGTGTGTCGCGCTCAGCGAACCCATGACAGTGACCTCCTACCGTGCGAAAGGTGAACGACCCGCCGGGGATTCGGCCACCGGATCGCACGGTGCGGCCCGGATCACGGCGGGACCGTACCTGATTCAGCGAGCTGTAGCGTACTCACCGGCATCAGGGCATTTGCGCAGACAGATTATCCGGAACACGTACGGAAACAAGGCATCTGGTGATAATGCACAAACAATATCCGGAATCGGACGGAACTCGGCATATACAACAGATGACGAAGAATTCCTGTGCATCGACACAGTGTCCACCTCGGTGCGCCTCGAAAACCCTTGGCGGAGCGCTATTCTCCAGGCATGTTCGGTGGTATCGGCTGGCCCGAATTCATGATTCTACTCATTGCGGCGCTGGTCATTCTCGGCCCGGAACGGCTGCCCGGCGCGATGCAATGGACCATGAACGCCGTCCGGCAGGCCCGCGATTACGTCAGCGGCACGGCCGAACAACTGCGCTCCGAAATCGGTCCCGAAGTGGACCAGTTCCGCGAACCCCTCGCGCAGCTACGCGAACTCCGCGGAATGTCGCCGCGCGACATCACCACGAAATACCTGCTGGACGGTGATGATTCGATCCTCACCGGCGAATTCGGCCCGGCTCCGGGAACCGCCGAACCGGTCGCGGAAAGCGCCGCGGAATCGGCCGTCACGGCGCCTCCGGAAACCGTCACGTTCCGCGAGACGATTCCGCCCGCCAACTGCGGGACCATCACTCCCTCGGAGCCGGTGGACCCGGCCAACTGCGGCGTGGTCGATTCGGCCGGGTGGGCAGATATACAGCCGACCGGTCCGGCCGAGCCCGCCCTCGGCGCCGAACTGCCACGGATCGATATCGACGCCACATAGGGGCGCACTCGGCGGCCTGGATCCTCCGCGACCGGACCGGTGGACCGGGATCCGAACCCGGCAGCGAGCAGACCCTCTGGGCCGCAACCCGTTTCCGCGGCCCGAGGCGGTTCGGCAGCGAGTCGCTAGCCGTGCATATCGACCGTGATACGGGATGCGTCGGGGAAATGAGTTGCACCGGTGGTCAGTTCGATCTCGATACGTCCGGCGCCCGGCGTGATGGTGAGCGAGTTGGTCTCGTTGCGGAACATGCGCCGCGACACGGTGCCGGTCGCGCCGGTATCCAGGTTGTGCCAGTCGACGACGGCCTCCACCGACTGCCCGCATCCAGCGCTGCCGGTGCCGCTCACATCGTTGGTCTGGTAACCGATGCCGACGTTGTCGCTGTCGTCGAAGATGTTGACCTTGGCATTGATCGTGCTCAGGCAGAGGCCACCGTCGTACATCGCGTAGAGCGTCGGCATGCCGGTGTGGGTCTCGGCCACCGCCGGTGCGGCCGTGAACAGCAACGCGGCACCGACGGCACCGGCCGTGAGAGCGGACATCGCGACTGGAGAGGGCATCGGACACTCCTTGCCGGAACGAGGCGAGCACAGGCAGGTCGAACTGTACCTCGCTCCGAACCCCACGCGGCCGAAAATGTCTGCGGCGACGCCGGATTCGCGGCGTCGCGCCACCAGGACCGCCGCAGTGTCGGCCGTAGCCGTGCGAGGGTTGCCCACGGCGGGCTCGATCAGGTCCGCCGGGCGCACACGAGCGTGGTGTGCTAGTCCTTCTTCATCATCTCGTAGATGCGCTTGCAGTCCGGACAAACCGGGGAGCCGGGCTTGGCGGAGCGGGTCACCGGGAACACCTCGCCGCACAGGGCGACCACGTGGGTGCCCATGACCGCGCTCTCGGCGATCTTGTCCTTCTTCACGTAGTGGAAGTATTTGGGGGTGTCGCTGTCGGTCGACTCGTCGGTGGTCGTATCCGGGCGTACCAGGGTATCGGTGCTCACCCCATCGATTCTGCCATCGCCGCGCGCCGGAGGTCGGCGGGTACCGCCAACCCGGCCCCGGACCGTGGGGATGTGCGCGGCGGGCGCGTGTGCATTCGATCATGCGGAGTGGAAGACTCGAGGTATGCAGCGTGACCGCGACTCCTTCGATCCACCGCCAGAGTCCGGGACATCGGGCCCGGGATCGGCCGGTGCGGAGCGTGCGGACGCACAGGAGGATGCGGCCACTTCCGGGGCCGAGGGCGCCGAGGCGACCGGAGACGACGGCACGCCGACGGCCGAGCCGGGATTCGAGCAGCGGCCCGCGGGA
Encoded here:
- a CDS encoding YihY/virulence factor BrkB family protein; the encoded protein is MLRLLCGRIAAVLRRILQVITRVAVKAWGDSIFAKSAAAAFWQTLSLAPLLLGLLGSIGYVGGLFGPDTVHIVEGKIITASGHLFSANVVDEMIAPTVRDVLQRGRGAVVSVGFVLSLWAGSSAMATFVDSIVAAHGQSDARHPVWQRIFALGLYLLFLVAAVFVLPVVALGPALIGRALPEGWREPGLRLIDNFYYPAAGLLLVIGLTTLYKLALHRSLPWHRLFGGALIAMIFFMTASDILRRYLTWAARAGVSYGALATPIAFLLFTFFLAFAVILGAEFNATVQEFWPARATRFEQFKQWWARRHGAGNSGDGSADEPDSGAVAPEPSADADRPGTPPDRRDQAPDSGGSAAGGSPTAFDSAAVRTSGDRSRRWIRPTG
- a CDS encoding alpha/beta hydrolase; amino-acid sequence: MKPAASIHSLVLRLLAAALTVLSGTVLCGGAVTAAPPGRPAVASIEKDGRTWHLKVYSAAMDTEIAVDVLRPADESRPAPNLYMLNGLDAGLGKMNWQQQTHALDWLAGQPVNVIQPIGGRGSYYTDWLRPDPKLGVNKWKTFFTEELPPLLDATLHSTGLNALTGLSMSGTSVLQLAEAAPGLWKSVAAYSGCAQIADPVGQSAVKASVELWSGGNTVNMYGPPGDPAWAANDPVINADKLRGTLLYLSSGSGIPEMQDVRNYTTASPGPMGGVNLALGMMIEAVANTCTHDLRTRLDALNIPATYNFTPEGTHYWPYWEAALHDSWPLLARGMGLAGY
- a CDS encoding hydroxysqualene dehydroxylase, translated to MADSEVNRRKVLKGAAAGSLAVAAAAAAGVAQAQPTTTTPPSGTTTPPTETTTPSGTTSAKPATTTPAKPTTSAPSAAMNTTATAPGAKRVAVLGGGVAGMTAAHELAERGFQVSIFEPRAWGGKARSMDTPLPVTNGRKPLPGEHGFRFFPGYYRVVFDTMERIPFGSNKNGVKDNLVAVPTAAGEQRGGNITIPFGFWTGDIGTALDANWLIDTLLGGMYWLPKLPYGDLVTFVRRLLVYFASSDERRVGQWEKTSFKDFAHLGEGSNETMRVLVSTLARTFVAAKEDIASTKTMCNQAENFLLNFLGRNNNGMHSDNALGGPTTETWIDPWAAQLKKLNVDMQLGSSVQALTVKDGKIASATIKDASGTKEVEADWFVVALPPDKVSALFNQDILKLDPSLGRIKELFCDWMTGIQFYLNTDVVESPGHIGWLESPWRMSGIHQTAHWKKLHPDIAKEYGDGSVKGILSVDISDWHTPGVQNKKAADQLSPEDVAKEAWYQITKTTDKIHANNLVGWFLDPGLVWNGSGYTNDDPLLINTAGSWDIRPESPTKIPNMFLAGDYNKTEIDLATMEGANEGGRMAANAILDASGSTSDKAKLWKRTTIKEFDGIRKQDAGLYKQGKPHIWDH
- the tatA gene encoding Sec-independent protein translocase subunit TatA, translating into MGSLSATHWLVIAGLFIVLFGAKRLPDAARSMGRSLRIFKSEVQEMQAAKEEQQAAEEGAVTTKELPASPPDTSAPVASRNGRQTVEI
- a CDS encoding DUF3039 domain-containing protein produces the protein MSTDTLVRPDTTTDESTDSDTPKYFHYVKKDKIAESAVMGTHVVALCGEVFPVTRSAKPGSPVCPDCKRIYEMMKKD